From Desulfuromonas soudanensis, the proteins below share one genomic window:
- a CDS encoding PQQ-binding-like beta-propeller repeat protein, translating to MKRLLLLLPLVLGGCVGLFGTDRPLLPPAEIHRDTLWQGRILIDGTVKVFKGATLTILPGTEIAFVRRDLDRDGLGDSTLVVEGALHALGTRLQPILFRSASADPRPGDWLELRVDFSRDVHLRYCQIRDSAYTLHAHFTRGLVEDCTIAHNIDGCRLGQATFTIRNCLIEKNQGKGINFRNSEVEVTGNIIRNNGSGIFLFETDRTPSIHGNNIYGNRENFRLGDFFTGDVRLSGNWWGTADPEGVAATIYDRRRDPSIGEVFLEPASAWLPQSGPREALGISEAWRFATGGYVDASPAVSGDLLYLASWDGRIVALDAKGAQRWSKDLGEVVDAAPALSGDTLYCQSWGRQLYALNRHDGALQWRFGYGPSPADDHRQGAPLPVADLLLLPAWNGTLFALEAASGEVRWQYRGRSPLRAVPVFDGDRLYLSGGDGTFSALALDGTLLWSVLLEAPLLAPAALTPAGPVVVTRSGTLVAFDRSGVERWRKELGEPCYYGAPVYSGGDLFLGTAGGTLWKFDAASGATIWSLDTGASIYATPLLIDGRIFIGDNSGSLLVVGADSGDLLATFRAEGEIQGTPALFGKRIVVGSRDHNLYALDLIEIPLETQP from the coding sequence GTGAAACGGCTGCTGCTGCTCCTCCCCCTCGTCCTCGGCGGCTGCGTCGGCCTCTTTGGGACGGATCGCCCCCTTTTGCCCCCGGCGGAGATTCATCGGGATACGCTCTGGCAGGGGCGGATTCTCATCGACGGGACCGTCAAGGTATTCAAGGGGGCGACCCTGACCATCCTTCCCGGGACCGAGATCGCCTTCGTCCGTCGCGACCTCGACCGCGACGGGCTCGGCGACTCCACCCTGGTCGTCGAGGGGGCTCTGCACGCCCTCGGGACGCGCCTGCAGCCGATCCTCTTCCGCAGCGCGAGCGCCGATCCCCGTCCGGGAGACTGGCTGGAGCTGCGGGTCGATTTTTCCAGGGACGTCCATCTGCGTTACTGCCAGATCCGCGACTCCGCCTACACCCTGCACGCCCATTTCACCCGCGGCCTGGTGGAGGACTGCACCATTGCCCACAATATCGACGGCTGCCGCCTCGGCCAGGCCACCTTTACAATTCGCAACTGTCTCATCGAAAAGAACCAGGGGAAGGGGATCAACTTCCGCAATTCCGAGGTGGAGGTGACGGGGAACATCATCCGCAACAACGGTTCGGGGATTTTTCTCTTCGAGACCGACCGCACTCCGTCCATCCACGGCAACAACATCTACGGCAATCGGGAAAACTTCCGCCTCGGCGATTTCTTCACCGGCGACGTCCGCCTCTCCGGCAACTGGTGGGGCACGGCCGACCCCGAGGGCGTTGCGGCGACGATCTACGATCGCAGGCGCGACCCTTCCATCGGCGAGGTCTTTCTCGAACCTGCTTCCGCCTGGCTCCCGCAGAGCGGCCCCAGGGAGGCGCTGGGGATATCCGAAGCCTGGCGCTTTGCCACCGGGGGTTATGTCGACGCTTCTCCTGCGGTCTCCGGCGATCTCCTCTATCTGGCGAGCTGGGATGGCAGAATCGTCGCCCTCGACGCCAAGGGGGCGCAGCGCTGGTCGAAGGACCTCGGCGAGGTGGTCGACGCTGCGCCGGCCCTCTCCGGCGATACGCTCTATTGTCAAAGCTGGGGGCGGCAGCTCTACGCTCTCAACCGCCATGACGGGGCGCTGCAATGGCGGTTCGGCTATGGCCCCTCCCCGGCGGACGATCATCGCCAGGGCGCCCCTCTGCCGGTGGCCGATCTCCTTCTGCTTCCGGCCTGGAACGGCACGCTCTTCGCCCTCGAGGCCGCCTCGGGAGAGGTCCGCTGGCAGTACAGGGGGAGATCGCCTCTGCGCGCCGTTCCGGTTTTCGACGGCGACCGCCTCTATCTGAGCGGCGGCGACGGCACCTTCAGCGCCCTCGCCCTGGACGGGACCCTCCTCTGGAGCGTCCTCCTCGAAGCTCCCCTGCTGGCTCCGGCCGCCCTGACCCCGGCCGGTCCGGTGGTGGTCACGCGCAGCGGCACCCTGGTCGCCTTTGACCGCTCCGGGGTCGAACGCTGGCGAAAAGAGCTGGGGGAGCCGTGCTATTACGGCGCGCCCGTCTACTCCGGCGGCGATCTCTTTCTCGGAACCGCCGGCGGCACACTGTGGAAGTTCGATGCCGCCAGCGGCGCGACGATCTGGAGTCTTGATACCGGAGCGAGCATCTACGCCACCCCTCTTTTGATCGACGGCCGGATTTTCATCGGTGACAACAGCGGCTCCCTCCTGGTGGTGGGCGCCGACAGCGGCGATCTGCTGGCCACCTTCCGCGCCGAAGGGGAGATCCAGGGGACGCCGGCGCTCTTCGGCAAACGGATCGTCGTCGGTTCCCGGGACCATAACCTCTATGCCCTCGACCTGATCGAGATCCCCCTCGAGACGCAACCATGA
- a CDS encoding CRTAC1 family protein, producing the protein MDKKTLGAILVVTALVFAGTAVAKEFVDISTAAGVADEGLGKGVAFADINNDGLTDLYVSNKGGANRLYLNKGAGRFEDITAKAGTGLDYPGFAMGSVFGDYDNDGYMDLYLATGGQYEIEANRLFRNLGNGTFEDVTEKAGVGLKAFTYAASFVDYDNDGFLDIYCANYGVGAKNVLFRNNGDGTFGDVTDAAGVGDRSWSWMGVWADVNGDNFADLYVVNGRYPAGEPNKLYINNGNGTFTETSKAAGVDDGNWGLGATFADIDNNGTLDLFVSNYVGPNNLYLNDGKGHFTQASEKIKSDHEGWGKGPTFGDIDHDGDVDLYEGDCKLANQLYVNDGKGNFVNIAESQPQLQCQTVRTKGTAFADIDNDGDLDLYVVNWGAPNKLYKNNQDDKNWIKVKLTGTVSNRDSFGAKVKVFEKGQDKLLALRELRSASGFCAQEPQELHFGLSSGKTYDVLAIFPSGIEARMNGVKTGQTLEIIEPALTRPNMLSQVVK; encoded by the coding sequence ATGGATAAAAAAACATTAGGGGCGATTCTGGTTGTGACTGCGCTGGTCTTCGCCGGCACCGCGGTCGCCAAGGAGTTTGTCGACATTTCCACCGCTGCCGGTGTGGCCGACGAAGGTCTCGGTAAGGGGGTCGCTTTTGCCGACATCAACAACGACGGGCTCACGGATCTCTACGTCTCCAACAAGGGGGGCGCCAACCGGCTCTACCTGAACAAGGGCGCCGGCCGCTTCGAGGACATTACCGCCAAGGCCGGAACCGGACTCGACTATCCCGGATTCGCCATGGGGAGCGTGTTCGGCGACTACGACAACGACGGCTACATGGACCTCTATCTTGCCACGGGCGGACAGTATGAAATCGAGGCCAACCGCCTCTTCCGCAACCTCGGCAACGGCACCTTCGAGGATGTCACCGAAAAGGCCGGAGTCGGCCTCAAGGCCTTCACCTACGCCGCCTCCTTCGTCGACTACGACAACGACGGCTTTCTCGACATCTACTGCGCCAACTATGGCGTCGGCGCCAAGAACGTCCTTTTCCGCAACAACGGCGACGGCACCTTCGGCGACGTGACCGATGCCGCCGGCGTCGGCGACCGCTCCTGGAGCTGGATGGGGGTCTGGGCCGATGTCAACGGCGACAACTTTGCCGATCTCTACGTGGTCAACGGCCGTTATCCGGCCGGCGAGCCCAACAAGCTCTATATCAACAACGGCAACGGCACCTTCACCGAAACGTCCAAGGCCGCCGGCGTCGACGACGGCAACTGGGGCCTCGGCGCCACCTTTGCCGACATCGACAACAACGGGACCCTCGATCTTTTCGTCTCCAACTACGTCGGGCCCAACAACCTCTATCTCAATGACGGCAAGGGGCATTTCACCCAGGCCTCGGAGAAGATCAAGTCCGATCACGAAGGGTGGGGGAAGGGGCCGACTTTCGGCGACATCGACCACGACGGCGACGTCGACCTCTACGAAGGGGACTGCAAGCTCGCCAACCAGCTCTACGTCAACGACGGCAAGGGGAATTTCGTCAACATCGCCGAATCCCAGCCCCAGCTCCAGTGCCAGACGGTCCGCACCAAGGGGACCGCTTTTGCCGATATCGACAACGACGGCGATCTCGACCTTTACGTGGTGAACTGGGGAGCCCCCAACAAGCTCTACAAAAACAACCAGGACGACAAGAACTGGATCAAGGTCAAGTTGACCGGCACCGTCTCCAATCGTGACTCCTTTGGAGCCAAGGTCAAGGTCTTCGAAAAGGGCCAGGACAAACTCCTCGCCCTGCGGGAGTTGCGCAGCGCCAGCGGCTTCTGTGCCCAGGAGCCCCAGGAGCTGCACTTCGGCCTCAGCTCCGGCAAAACCTACGATGTCCTGGCCATCTTCCCCAGCGGCATCGAGGCGCGGATGAACGGGGTCAAAACCGGTCAGACCCTCGAGATCATCGAGCCCGCCCTCACCAGGCCCAACATGCTCAGTCAGGTGGTCAAGTAA
- a CDS encoding permease, producing MPESILLQILTVIGDEIARMWWFFLLSVVLVGVIKGYRLDLRLRDYVNRAGSYGIVLAVGVGMVSPLCACGILPVVISLAMLGTPLAPLIALLVTSPIMGPDALLLTYSGLGLKWAVLKFLGAGVLGLSAGLVVQALVRQGFLAGDQVTLRPVHREDGTLASAYEIGSANGVAVRTMTIVPRASRLRFICDRTLDAALFVGKYLLLAIVLEALIVTLVPLSWITLLVGQKSFVSVLLAGLIGLPLPTNQIPIIPILAGLLERGIDHGAALTLLMAGPVSSLPAILALWGMFRRRVVLVYLGVSLGGAVLLGWGYQLFS from the coding sequence ATGCCTGAATCGATTCTGCTGCAGATCCTCACCGTCATCGGCGACGAAATCGCCCGGATGTGGTGGTTTTTTCTTCTCTCGGTGGTCCTTGTCGGCGTCATCAAGGGGTACCGTCTCGATCTGCGGCTGCGTGACTACGTCAACCGCGCCGGATCCTACGGGATCGTTCTGGCCGTCGGCGTCGGCATGGTCTCTCCCCTCTGCGCCTGCGGCATCCTGCCGGTGGTGATCTCCCTGGCGATGCTCGGCACCCCCCTGGCGCCCCTCATCGCCCTGCTGGTGACCTCGCCGATCATGGGTCCGGATGCCCTCTTGCTGACCTACAGCGGCCTCGGCCTCAAATGGGCCGTGCTCAAATTCCTCGGCGCCGGGGTCCTCGGCCTTTCGGCCGGACTCGTCGTCCAGGCGCTGGTCAGACAGGGTTTTCTCGCCGGGGATCAGGTCACCCTGCGCCCCGTCCATCGGGAAGACGGCACCCTGGCCAGCGCCTACGAGATCGGCTCGGCCAACGGCGTGGCGGTGCGCACCATGACCATCGTTCCACGGGCGAGCCGGCTGCGCTTCATCTGCGACCGGACCCTCGACGCCGCCCTGTTCGTCGGCAAGTACCTGCTGCTGGCCATCGTTCTCGAGGCCCTGATCGTCACCCTCGTCCCCCTCTCCTGGATCACCCTGCTGGTGGGGCAGAAAAGTTTCGTCTCGGTGCTGCTGGCCGGACTCATCGGGCTGCCGCTGCCGACCAATCAGATTCCGATCATTCCCATCCTCGCCGGACTCCTGGAGCGGGGGATCGACCACGGCGCCGCCCTGACCCTCCTGATGGCCGGGCCGGTTTCCAGTCTCCCGGCCATCCTCGCCCTGTGGGGGATGTTCCGCCGCCGGGTGGTTCTGGTCTACCTCGGGGTGAGCCTTGGCGGGGCGGTCCTTCTCGGCTGGGGGTATCAGTTGTTCAGCTGA
- a CDS encoding formylmethanofuran dehydrogenase subunit E family protein — translation MNSEGGTFPGAVPPELFEEIYRRHGHRCPMSTLGGRLGYAVFRHLAADPDEDLLAIYHTRTCALDGIGVATGCTLAAGNLLVREEGRHALTLVRRQDGGGVEATLSAEALAIAGEYRKVSEVLERERPGLSGEELREREGRREAILEGVLVRLRGEDEENLLEVRPVLSDPEALGVDGRHA, via the coding sequence ATGAATTCTGAAGGGGGAACGTTCCCCGGGGCGGTGCCGCCGGAGCTCTTTGAGGAGATCTATCGCCGTCACGGCCACCGCTGCCCGATGAGCACGCTCGGCGGTCGTCTCGGCTACGCCGTATTCCGGCATCTGGCCGCCGATCCCGATGAGGATCTCCTGGCCATCTACCATACCCGGACCTGCGCCCTGGACGGCATCGGAGTCGCCACCGGCTGCACCCTGGCCGCCGGCAACCTCCTGGTCCGCGAGGAAGGGAGGCACGCCCTGACGCTGGTGCGCCGTCAGGACGGCGGGGGGGTCGAAGCGACCCTCAGTGCGGAAGCCCTCGCCATCGCCGGGGAGTACCGGAAGGTCAGCGAGGTTCTGGAGCGGGAGCGCCCGGGACTCTCGGGAGAGGAACTCAGGGAGCGGGAAGGCCGACGGGAGGCGATCCTCGAGGGGGTGCTGGTCAGGCTCCGCGGCGAGGACGAAGAAAATCTCCTCGAAGTGCGTCCCGTCCTTTCCGATCCCGAAGCTCTCGGGGTGGACGGTCGCCATGCCTGA
- a CDS encoding AAA family ATPase — MHRKLSNIFYEVRDPILGWDDIGGYADVKETLKEMVCLPLQKPELLRQHNLGIPAGVMLWGPLGTGITMLAEACAREAGVSFVYISGQEMLGKGPELVEAFDCAIHEAPCVLFISDCEWLAPRAGCDYEWSPGNLRAVPPTFADKDLTRLFIEQVDRINQVPNVMLLGSCYRIDTVDQALIKEKKRYNRKVFVHPPTAVDRRGMLDIYMDKMPNLAPGIDRQELSELSEGYVGWDIESLCKRATVNAIKTDSPTVTREHFLRAVKEVRCFLTPDMTAKYHQIRDTDCPHHYEF, encoded by the coding sequence ATGCATAGAAAACTGAGCAACATCTTTTACGAAGTCCGGGATCCCATCCTCGGCTGGGACGACATCGGCGGCTACGCCGACGTCAAGGAAACCCTCAAGGAGATGGTCTGTCTCCCCCTGCAAAAGCCCGAACTCCTCAGGCAGCACAACCTGGGGATTCCCGCCGGAGTCATGCTCTGGGGCCCCCTCGGCACCGGAATCACCATGCTCGCCGAAGCCTGCGCCAGGGAGGCGGGGGTCAGCTTCGTCTATATCTCCGGGCAGGAGATGCTCGGCAAGGGGCCGGAGCTCGTCGAGGCCTTCGACTGTGCCATCCATGAAGCCCCCTGCGTTCTCTTCATCTCCGACTGCGAGTGGCTGGCGCCGCGGGCCGGGTGCGACTACGAGTGGAGTCCGGGGAACCTGCGCGCCGTGCCGCCGACCTTTGCCGACAAGGATCTGACACGGCTCTTCATCGAGCAGGTCGACCGCATCAACCAGGTCCCGAACGTCATGCTCCTCGGGTCCTGCTACCGCATCGACACCGTCGACCAGGCGCTGATCAAGGAGAAAAAGCGCTACAACCGCAAGGTCTTCGTTCACCCCCCCACCGCCGTCGATCGCCGCGGGATGCTCGATATCTACATGGACAAAATGCCCAATCTGGCCCCGGGGATCGACCGTCAGGAGCTCTCGGAACTGAGCGAGGGGTACGTCGGCTGGGATATCGAGAGCCTCTGCAAGCGGGCCACGGTCAACGCCATCAAGACCGACAGCCCTACGGTGACCCGCGAGCATTTTCTTCGGGCCGTCAAGGAGGTCCGCTGTTTTCTCACCCCGGACATGACCGCCAAGTACCACCAGATTCGTGATACCGACTGTCCGCATCACTATGAATTCTGA
- the glpK gene encoding glycerol kinase GlpK: protein MEKFILAIDQGTTGTTALLIDRQLRVRGRATVDFPQHFPRPGWVEHDPEEIWFSVQQAVRRALQNGHIKPGALAGIGITNQRETTLLWERSSGRPVANAIVWQCRRSAEICEELKNRGLEERFRQKTGLLLDPYFSGTKLTWLLRDGPELHRRALAGELAFGTIDTFLVWRLTGGANHVTDVSNASRTLMMNLEDLSWDEELVELLEVPGALLPEIVPSSSPYGQTRGLEFLPDGIVVSGMAGDQQAALFGQACFNAGEAKCTYGTGAFLLENTGEEIVRSQNGLLTTVAWQLGGRTSYALEGSAFIAGAAVQWLRDGLGVIPAASDIEALASSVPDSGGIIFVPALTGLGAPHWRSEARGTISGITRGTTAAHLARATLEGIALQICDLAGAMGEDRGQPMVLLKVDGGAAHNNLLMQLQADLSGLTVVRPSMVETTALGAAMLAGLGCGFWTDVAALSAAWSEERRFLPQMAPEERGELLDAWHRAVLKA, encoded by the coding sequence ATGGAAAAATTCATTCTGGCCATCGACCAGGGGACCACCGGGACCACCGCCCTGCTGATCGACCGCCAGCTGCGGGTCCGCGGCCGGGCCACCGTCGATTTTCCCCAGCACTTCCCGAGGCCGGGATGGGTGGAACACGATCCGGAAGAGATCTGGTTTTCGGTGCAGCAGGCCGTCCGCCGCGCCCTGCAGAACGGCCATATCAAGCCGGGAGCCCTGGCCGGTATCGGCATCACCAACCAGCGCGAGACGACCCTCCTCTGGGAGCGCAGCAGCGGCCGGCCGGTCGCCAACGCCATCGTCTGGCAGTGCCGGCGCAGCGCCGAGATCTGCGAAGAGTTGAAAAACCGGGGGCTGGAGGAACGCTTCCGTCAAAAGACCGGGCTCCTTCTCGATCCCTACTTCTCGGGGACCAAGCTGACCTGGCTGCTGCGCGACGGTCCCGAACTGCACCGCCGCGCCCTGGCGGGGGAACTGGCCTTCGGCACCATCGACACCTTCCTGGTCTGGCGCCTGACCGGCGGCGCCAACCACGTCACCGACGTCTCCAACGCCTCGCGCACCCTGATGATGAATCTGGAGGACCTCTCCTGGGATGAGGAGCTCGTGGAGCTGCTCGAAGTTCCCGGAGCGCTCCTGCCGGAAATCGTCCCCTCCTCGTCCCCCTACGGCCAAACCCGGGGGCTGGAATTCCTCCCCGACGGCATTGTCGTCTCCGGCATGGCCGGCGACCAGCAGGCGGCCCTCTTCGGCCAGGCCTGTTTCAACGCCGGCGAGGCCAAGTGCACCTACGGCACCGGTGCCTTTCTCCTCGAGAACACCGGGGAGGAGATCGTCCGCAGCCAAAACGGCCTGCTGACCACCGTGGCCTGGCAACTGGGGGGACGGACCAGCTACGCCCTGGAAGGGAGCGCCTTCATCGCCGGGGCCGCGGTGCAGTGGCTGCGCGACGGACTCGGGGTGATCCCGGCCGCCTCCGACATCGAAGCGTTGGCATCCAGCGTCCCCGACAGCGGCGGGATAATCTTCGTCCCGGCCCTGACCGGTCTCGGCGCCCCCCACTGGCGCAGCGAGGCGCGGGGGACGATCAGCGGCATCACCCGGGGAACGACGGCGGCCCATCTGGCCCGGGCGACCCTCGAAGGCATCGCCCTGCAGATCTGCGACCTGGCCGGAGCGATGGGGGAGGACCGCGGACAACCGATGGTCCTTCTCAAGGTCGACGGCGGCGCCGCCCACAACAACCTCCTCATGCAGCTGCAGGCCGACCTCTCCGGGCTCACCGTGGTTCGCCCGTCGATGGTGGAAACCACCGCCCTGGGGGCGGCGATGCTTGCCGGTCTCGGATGCGGCTTCTGGACCGACGTCGCGGCCCTGTCCGCCGCCTGGAGCGAAGAGCGGCGCTTCCTGCCGCAGATGGCACCCGAAGAGCGCGGCGAACTCCTCGACGCCTGGCACCGGGCGGTGCTCAAGGCCTAG